Proteins from a genomic interval of Benincasa hispida cultivar B227 chromosome 7, ASM972705v1, whole genome shotgun sequence:
- the LOC120082186 gene encoding uncharacterized protein LOC120082186 isoform X3 — MKKLFFRSFGTGNGKHNLALPSTNESETHLEHPLEGRKSSSISDKAGSSPQSTRSGKQIDDSERSSTGPKLRRTRSLSSAAFRDQGQIDFYGSSDPSRSPGNASSGFKRQHEQSSRCQSPSREMQFKAKQLEMPHDYYTSGPVRPCSRTCYDSSGNSSNSVSSVSNRVLDRYIDGEQHQEINGSMNKCFQRNNGWRPPRAQCLLHASTSASIKDKPRSYSSREAKSSHSRLLSGEVVEYGFGNDSPRSIAKNVVDRLSQHHVVPKATSKELDENIPITVTDIHSRSSNGCFDPNSDLATQPCFPTDEPWETVSGHIYESCKPGETNEDFDGELQKRAKEAEERVVFLSEELEQERFNQYRKFDVSDLIQIIKNLNGERFTLALEISNLLQSRIADRTCARKELRQANAELESRTLKLEKEKIELQVGLEKELDRRSSDWSFKLEKYQLEEEGLRGRVRELAEQNVSLQREVSSLNKMETENRSITTNLEQNILDLTARIDEKNEQNKYLQLNLSKLEEDYRGAIEGMDCIRKNFEEKEKECGELHKSITRLLRTCNEQEKTIDGLRERLSEQFGNIQPVEKLDKQFERLKMEQMRLTGVELALRKELESYRVEVDSLRHENIKILTRLKENGNESGAITFKLDNEMSARVYHLQNQGLVLLNESTQFCSKLLEFIKEKVGQFHPTKHRIEYIKNGLYGQFFLESEMKIRSFKHGIESLTMSLQKISMLLQAKSNSTSQSSGVDNALQLSCQYAEPIERETIL; from the exons ATGAAGAAGCTATTTTTTAGATCGTTTGGCACTGGTAATGGGAAACATAATTTAGCTCTTCCATCGACAAATGAAAGCGAAACTCACTTAGAACATCCATTAGAGGGTAGGAAGAGTAGTTCTATTAGTGATAAGGCTGGAAGTAGTCCCCAGAGTACCAGGTCCGGGAAGCAAATAGATGATAGTGAAAGGTCCAGCACCGGTCCTAAACTTAGAAGGACCCGGTCGTTATCTTCGGCTGCATTTAGAGACCAAGGTCAAATAGACTTTTATGGTTCAAGTGATCCAAGTAGATCTCCTGGCAATGCTAGTAGTGGCTTTAAACGGCAACATGAACAGTCATCTCG TTGCCAAAGTCCGTCTCGAGAGATGCAATTCAAAGCAAAGCAGCTGGAAATGCCACATGATTACTATACCTCAGGACCTGTTAGGCCATGCTCAAGAACTTGCTATGATTCTTCAGGAAATTCTTCCAATAGCGTCAGTTCTGTTTCAAATAGGGTCTTAGACCGCTACATTGATGGTGAACAACACCAGGAAATAAATGGATCCATGAATAAGTGTTTTCAGAGGAATAATGGGTGGCGGCCTCCACGAGCTCAGTGTCTGCTACACGCTTCAACATCTGCTAGTATTAAAGATAAACCAAGATCCTATTCATCCAGGGAAGCTAAAAGTTCCCATTCTCGTTTATTGTCTGGAGAAGTGGTAGAATATGGATTTGGGAACGACTCACCTCGAAGTATTGCAAAGAATGTTGTTGACAGACTCTCACAACATCATGTTGTGCCTAAAGCGACCTCAAAAGAGCTTGATGAAAATATACCCATCACAGTTACAGATATTCATAGTCGATCATCTAATGGATGCTTTGATCCTAATTCAGATTTGGCGACCCAACCATGTTTCCCTACAGATGAGCCTTGGGAAACAGTTAGCGGACACATTTATGAGAGTTGTAAGCCTGGTGAAACTAATGAGGATTTTGATGGAGAATTACAAAAAAGGGCCAAGGAAGCAGAGGAGAGGGTTGTGTTTCTGTCTGAAGAACTTGAACAAGAACGTTTCAATCAATATAGGAAATTTGATGTGTCAGATCTGATCCAGATAATTAAAAATCTCAATGGGGAGAGGTTCACATTGGCACTTGAAATTTCAAACCTTCTACAGTCTCGAATTGCTGATAGGACGTGTGCCAGAAAAGAGCTTAGACAGGCAAATGCAGAATTGGAGTCCAGAACTTTGAAACTGGAGAAGGAGAAAATTGAGTTGCAGGTAGGACTAGAGAAGGAACTAGACAGAAGGTCAAGTGACTGGTCATTCAAGCTTGAGAAGTACCAATTAGAGGAAGAGGGGCTAAGGGGGCGAGTTAGAGAGCTAGCTGAACAGAATGTCTCACTACAAAGAGAGGTTTCTTCTTTAAACAAGATGGAAACAGAGAACAGAAGCATAACAACTAATCTCGAGCAAAATATCCTGGATCTAACAGCTAGAATTGATGAAAAGaatgaacaaaataaatatttacagCTAAACCTCTCTAAATTAGAAGAAGATTACAGGGGAGCAATAGAAGGCATGGATTGCATCAGAAAGAATTTTGAGGAGAAAGAGAAGGAGTGCGGAGAGTTACATAAATCAATCACAAGGTTATTGAGGACCTGCAACGAACAAGAGAAGACTATTGATGGTTTGCGGGAAAGATTAAGTGAGCAATTTGGTAATATTCAACCAGTGGAGAAACTTGATAAGCAATTTGAAAGATTGAAGATGGAACAGATGAGATTAACAGGAGTGGAACTGGCTTTGAGAAAGGAGTTAGAATCTTATAGAGTTGAAGTTGATTCTCTTCGACATGagaatataaaaatattgactcgtttaaaagaaaatgggaaTGAGAGTGGTGCTATAACCTTCAAGTTGGATAATGAAATGTCAGCTCGTGTTTACCATCTTCAAAATCAAGGTTTGGTATTACTAAATGAGAGTACTCAATTTTGTTCCAAGTTACTCGAGTTCATTAAAGAGAAAGTTGGTCAGTTTCATCCAACTAAGCATAGAATAGAGTACATCAAGAATGGTTTATATGGACAATTTTTTCTTGAATCTGAA
- the LOC120082040 gene encoding protein MAEA homolog, protein MEVDSIPNGSATETAMANAAAATITPTPSKFTGLAESLKLEHQFLRVPFEHYKKTIRANHRVAEKEVSAVISSVTEAADRDSMSTEEAVHHFNSLVSRLQGLKRKLEEGSRTEQMQAQKCRARFSHLESADADNLTEWNSTRLKRILVDYMLRMSYFDTAMKLSESSNIQDLVDIDVFQEAKRVIDALQNKEIAPALAWCSDNKSRLKKSKSKFEFQLRLQEFIELVRADKNMQAIAYARKYLAPWGATHMKELQRVMATLAFKSSTECAVYKVLFEPKQWDHLVDVFRQEFCKIYGMTLEPLLNIYLQAGLSALKTPYCYEDDCTKEDPLSQESFRKLAVPLPYSKQHHSKLVCYITRELMDTENPPQVLPNGYVYSTKALERMAKENSGKITCPRTGFVCNYSELVKAYIS, encoded by the exons ATGGAGGTCGATTCCATTCCCAACGGCTCCGCCACTGAAACCGCCATGGCAAATGCCGCCGCCGCAACAATCACCCCTACACCGTCCAAGTTTACCGGATTGGCGGAGTCTCTAAAGCTGGAACATCAGTTTCTTAGGGTTCCATTTGAGCATTACAAGAAGACGATTCGAGCTAATCATCGCGTTGCTGAGAAAGAGGTCTCTGCTGTGATTTCCAGCGTCACTGAAGCCGCCGATCGCGATAGCATGTCAACGGAAGAAGCCGTACATCACTTCAATTCGCTTGTATCCAGATTGCAGGGGTTGAAAAGAAAG TTGGAAGAGGGCAGTCGCACAGAGCAGATGCAAGCACAGAAGTGTCGTGCTAGATTTTCTCATTTAGAATCGGCTGATGCTGATAATTTGACGGAATGGAACAGCACACGCTTGAAAAGGATCCTTGTGGATTATATGCTGCGGATGTCGTATTTCGACACCGCAATGAAGTTATCAGAGAGCAGCAATATTCAG GATCTTGTCGACATTGATGTCTTTCAAGAAGCCAAAAGGGTTATTGATGCCCTTCAGAATAAGGAGATAGCACCTGCACTTGCCTGGTGTTCAGATAACAAGTCGAGGTTGAAGAAGTCCAAG AGCAAATTTGAGTTCCAATTGAGGCTTCAAGAGTTCATAGAATTGGTTCGAGCTGACAAGAATATGCAAGCTATTGCATATGCACGGAAGTACCTTGCTCCATGGGGAGCTACCCATATGAAAGAACTGCAGCGTGTCATGGCAACTTTGGCTTTCAAGAGTAGTACAGAGTGTGCCGTATACAAG GTCTTATTTGAACCAAAGCAGTGGGATCATCTTGTGGATGTATTTAGACAAGAGTTCTGCAAAATATACGGCATGACGCTCGAGCCATTGCTAAATATTTATCTGCAAGCAGGCTTATCTGCTCTTAAAACTCC ATACTGCTATGAGGATGATTGCACCAAGGAAGACCCATTATCACAGGAAAGTTTTAGAAAGCTGGCAGTCCCATTGCCTTACTCGAAGCAGCATCACTCGAAGCTTGTGTGCTACATAACGAGAGAGCTCATGGACACCGAGAATCCGCCTCAAGTTCTTCCAAATGGTTATGTCTACAGCACCAAG GCTCTGGAAAGAATGGCCAAGGAAAACAGTGGTAAAATCACTTGTCCAAGAACAGGGTTTGTGTGCAACTACTCAGAGCTGGTGAAGGCATACATATCATAG
- the LOC120081827 gene encoding serine/arginine-rich splicing factor RS2Z32-like isoform X1, protein MPRYDDRYGGTRLYVGRLSSRTRSRDLDDLFSRYGRVRDVDMKRDYAFVEFSDPRDADDARYSLNGRDVHGSRIIVEIAKGVPRGPGGSREYLGRGPPGTGRCFNCGIDGHWARDCKAGDWKNKCYRCGERGHIEKNCQNSPKKLKRGSYSRSPSPRRGRSRSRSYSRGRSYSRSRSPVKRERSLERSDKRSRSPRGRSSPKRHSLSPPPKTMKRSPTPDERSPEEARRSLSPGNRDSPRGRSRSPRGRSRSPMDEGEDFSGGGSRNYRREENGYSRSPSPLPREERSPVNDEDQNGSPRGGSESA, encoded by the exons atgcCTCGATATGACGATCGTTATGGTGGTACTCGGCTCTACGTTGGGCGCCTGTCTTCACGGACGAGGTCCCGTGATCTGGATGACCTCTTCAGTCGTTATGGAAG AGTACGCGATGTGGATATGAAGCGAGACTATGCATTTGTT GAGTTTAGCGATCCCCGTGATGCTGACGACGCAAGATATAGTTTAAATGGGAGGGATGTTCATGGAAGTCGAATCATTGTGGAAATAGCTAAAGGG GTACCCCGTGGTCCTGGTGGATCTCGTGAGTATCTTGGTCGAGGGCCTCCAGGAACTGGGCGTTGTTTCAATTGTGGGATTGACGGCCACTGGGCCAGAGATTGCAAGGCTGGAGACTGGAAAAATAAATGTTATCGATGTGGCGAACGTGGTCACATAGAGAAGAATTGCCAGAACAGTCCTAAGAAATTGAA GCGTGGAAGTTACTCAAGGTCACCAAGCCCTCGCCGTGGTAGAAGCCGCAGTCGTAGTTACAGCAGAGGTCGTAGCTACAG TCGATCAAGATCTCCtgtaaaaagagagagaagccTTGAGCGATCAGATAAACGATCAAGGAGCCCGAGAGGCAGGTCAAGCCCAAAGAGGCACAGTTTGTCACCTCCTCCAAAAACTATGAAACGTAGTCCCACTCCCGATGAGAGGAGTCCTGAAGAGGCAAGACGTAGTCTGTCTCCTGGAAACCGCGACAGTCCTAGAGGTAGAAGCAGAAGCCCAAGAGGAAGGAGCAGGAGTCCTATGGATGAAGGCGAGGACTTCAGTGGTGGTGGAAGTAGAAACTACCGGAGGGAAGAAAATGGCTACAGTCGCAGCCCCAGTCCGTTGCCTAGAGAAGAACGGAGTCCTGTAAACGACGAAGATCAAAATGGTTCTCCAAGGGGCGGCAGTGAGTCTGCATGA
- the LOC120081827 gene encoding serine/arginine-rich splicing factor RS2Z33-like isoform X2: protein MMALPVSGTNLRRVRDVDMKRDYAFVEFSDPRDADDARYSLNGRDVHGSRIIVEIAKGVPRGPGGSREYLGRGPPGTGRCFNCGIDGHWARDCKAGDWKNKCYRCGERGHIEKNCQNSPKKLKRGSYSRSPSPRRGRSRSRSYSRGRSYSRSRSPVKRERSLERSDKRSRSPRGRSSPKRHSLSPPPKTMKRSPTPDERSPEEARRSLSPGNRDSPRGRSRSPRGRSRSPMDEGEDFSGGGSRNYRREENGYSRSPSPLPREERSPVNDEDQNGSPRGGSESA, encoded by the exons ATGATGGCCTTACCTGTTTCTGGAACCAATTTGCGCAGAGTACGCGATGTGGATATGAAGCGAGACTATGCATTTGTT GAGTTTAGCGATCCCCGTGATGCTGACGACGCAAGATATAGTTTAAATGGGAGGGATGTTCATGGAAGTCGAATCATTGTGGAAATAGCTAAAGGG GTACCCCGTGGTCCTGGTGGATCTCGTGAGTATCTTGGTCGAGGGCCTCCAGGAACTGGGCGTTGTTTCAATTGTGGGATTGACGGCCACTGGGCCAGAGATTGCAAGGCTGGAGACTGGAAAAATAAATGTTATCGATGTGGCGAACGTGGTCACATAGAGAAGAATTGCCAGAACAGTCCTAAGAAATTGAA GCGTGGAAGTTACTCAAGGTCACCAAGCCCTCGCCGTGGTAGAAGCCGCAGTCGTAGTTACAGCAGAGGTCGTAGCTACAG TCGATCAAGATCTCCtgtaaaaagagagagaagccTTGAGCGATCAGATAAACGATCAAGGAGCCCGAGAGGCAGGTCAAGCCCAAAGAGGCACAGTTTGTCACCTCCTCCAAAAACTATGAAACGTAGTCCCACTCCCGATGAGAGGAGTCCTGAAGAGGCAAGACGTAGTCTGTCTCCTGGAAACCGCGACAGTCCTAGAGGTAGAAGCAGAAGCCCAAGAGGAAGGAGCAGGAGTCCTATGGATGAAGGCGAGGACTTCAGTGGTGGTGGAAGTAGAAACTACCGGAGGGAAGAAAATGGCTACAGTCGCAGCCCCAGTCCGTTGCCTAGAGAAGAACGGAGTCCTGTAAACGACGAAGATCAAAATGGTTCTCCAAGGGGCGGCAGTGAGTCTGCATGA